The Panthera tigris isolate Pti1 chromosome A1, P.tigris_Pti1_mat1.1, whole genome shotgun sequence region CTGCAGGCGCAGGGGGAGGGATCGGATCTGCGGGACTCAGGCCTGCCGCGCCCAGGCAGCCACGTCGGGGAGCCAGAATTGGGGAAGGGGTGCCCGGCTGCTTCGGGCGACTTGGGGGTCCTTACCGTACTGGAAGTAGCCGGTACCGTATCCGGGCCGGTACCTGCTCCCAGGCCGGGGCCTTTCGTACGTGTCGTAGTAGTTGTAATAAGGGTTGTCGTCGGTGTACTTGTAGGGGTTGTAGGGGTCGTCGCCCACCATGCCGTCTACGCGGCTAGGCGGCCTCAGGTTACTGAGCGCCGGGCGCTCTCCTGGCTCCGTCCCATTGCCGTCGCGCGAGTCCCCAGCGTCGCGGGCCCCGGACGGCGAGTAGCCGGCTTGGAACCAGTGGCGAGCGGCGGGTCGGGGTCGGCCGGCGGCCCCCGACGAGCCCGGGGTCCGCTCCCGTGCTGCCGCCGTGCGGTTGCGAAGCAGCAGGATGGGCGTGCGCGGCTGCGGGACGGCGGCGTTGGCAGCGCCCGGGGCGGTGGCGCCCGGGTCCCTTCGGCGCTGCGGCTGGTACTGCGAGCCCAGGCTCAGCAGGCTGAACACCTGCCCGTTGTTCTCCCATTGGATCCGCTGGCGCCAGGCGGCCGGGGCCGCCGGCGGCTGGCGAGGGGGCTGTTGCTGGCCGGCGGCCGGCTGGGCGCAGCGCAAGAGCGCGCAGAGCTGCAGCGGCCCGAGCACGAGCGCGGTCCAGGCGAAGCGCATCGCTCCCTTTGCTCGGTTGTCCCCACTCCGGGAGGACGTAGCTTGGAGACCAGAAAAACGGGGCCCAAAcgtgagagagagggacaacTCTCCAACCGGGGAGGCGGGCGCAGCGCGGGTAACTCAGTCCCCAGCGAGCGACGCCAACGGTGGGCTGCAGACCCTCGTCCGGTACAGGCGGCTGCCGGGACGTGGCACCCGCCCGGCTCCTTTTTCCCAGTCCTTCTTTCTGGAAAGCGACGGGGAGCGGCGCGGCGGCCCCGGCGAGCGGGCAGCGTCTGgagtgaaggaaggaggagagatttTAAACTTTCTGGCACGTTTGCAAAGTTACACAAGCAGTTCTGGCCCGGCAGCCCCTCCGCTATTTGTTCACGTAATGCGATTGGAAACGTGCGAGGCGGACAGCTCctcgcctctgcccctccctccccgtccTGTCCTCCTCCCCCCAGACACGTTGCACAGGCAGCGTTAAGGGGAAAGAACAAAACGGAACACACATCCTGAGACACACTCGGCTTAATCTGGGGCGAACATGCAGGAATTTCAAAAGACTCAGACAGACGAAGGCAGCCAGGCCGTGGGGCGACGCCAAAATATGCACGAAGAAAAATGCTATTAGGTCACCAGCCCTGGAGAGGCGGGAAGtcgggaggtggggagggtgctGGGGGCGAGAGAGTCGGGgaagagggggcggggagggacgaTTGTGACTAACGTTTATCCATAAGGAGTTAACCAGACAAATTTCCCAATGCATACTCACTCGCTTTTATGGGAAGCGCCCTCGGCAAATAAACCCTGAGAtatcagattttgtttttctgtgtgtagGTAATATGAGAAATGGGTTACAAATTTGTTTCCTacagtgaatattttaataaccaAAAGTGAAATTTTGCAGGGAACCAAGCCATCTAACGCTGAAGGGATGAATAAAcctgtctctttttcaaaatgccGGCCTGATTTGTACTGTGAGTGGGAGTGAAGAACCATCCTTCTTCTGGACAGTGTCTCCCAGGATATTTCAGCAAGGCGAGCTATAGCACTCAGAAGGCAGCTTCAAAGAAGCATTTTATCTGACTTTTCTCCTTGTACGACTATTTAGGAGGATAGACTTTGGAATTTATAATTAAATCACTGTGTTAAATGCTGAAAAGTCCCATAAAACACCCTATGGTGTTTGTTTGATCTTCCAGTGTAAACAAAGAGGGTGCTGAAGAAACAGCCTTGGGGTTCAGATTGTGGTAAGGACAAGGGAGTAGGAGTGGCCAGGCAAGAATGGGTGGAAGATGGGTTGGAGGTAAGTAATGCCCACTGGAAAGAGATGTTTCATGGAGCAGTTATTCACATAGGAGGAAGGGTTTAGGTAGTGTTGGAAgcattcaatgaaaaaaaaaaaaaaaagaatctttaaccAGCCTGATTTAAAGCTGTGACTCAAAACCAGGCTTTAATAACCTTTTTATTGGTCTCATCATTGAGATGTTGTCTACATATACTTCATTATTCGTCTGTCACtgttggtctctgtctctctgtatttaaccaccacatttaaaaaaaaattttaatgtttatttatttttgagagagagagacagagcatgagtcagggggtgggggcggggagcagagagagagagagagagagagagagagagagagtgagaatctgaagcaggctccaggctctgagctgtcagcacagagccggttgcagggctcgaactcacaagccacgagatcatgacctgagtgaagtcaaacactcacccgactgagccacccaggtgcccctaatcaccACATTTTGATGATGTGGTGGACAGCTGCTGACTCGAATGCCtaccatccttccttccttccttccttcctttatttatttatttatgtgtttgtttatttatttatttattttctggtaaGAGCAACTGTATTTTCCTTTGGTAAAACTCTCCTATTCAACTGCATGGTGGGACTTACTGAGAATTCATGAGAGTTTTGCCACTTCGAGCAATGGCAGTGAGATCCGAGCTTGGCTCATCAAACCATCTCCCTACAATTGGATTATGAGCAGGGGGACACAAGGGTCAAAAATGTTGGAATTCACCCTTCCCACTACTGGAGAAAGTTTCTATGACTTCTTGCTACACAGACTGCCCTTGATCTGTTTCAGGCCAGTACCTTCCAAGAACTGATTCTTCAGCTTTTCCTGAAGAATatcacacacacaatttttccagtgtgtgtgtgtgtgtgtgtgtgtgtgtgtgtgtgtggctgttaTGACATGGTCAGAGTCAATTGCTGTTATCTGCCACTTAAGAACCATGGCTGACACTGAAGGGGGTTGTGATTGGTTCTCTCAGATAATCAGATCTCATGACTCTGCACCAAACATGATGGGTTTAGTTCTTTTTCAGTCAGGCTAGATTTGCTCTGCCCATGACTGCACAGCATCCTTGGTTACAAAAGAGTTTCAGATGAACGCTTCTCAGTGGATTGGCAAGTCTATTGCTTATATGATAAAGGCAAAAATGCAAGTGGAAATCCCACTGATGGCAGGTGGACAGTGCCGCATCTCTTTCTGAAAGTCAGAGACATTTTATAGACTTTCTGCAGTGCTTAAACTATTCAATTTCTCCAACCCCCCTAAGAGAAGatggattaaaaagaagaaacaggtgtATATAATTTGGATGGACAGGCCGAATGATGGGggaagcaggaagggagagagtatAATTTGTAATTATCTCTCATCTGCCCATGAACAGCTTATTCCTCAGGAAAGAGTCTCATAACTGCCAGTGGTTGACCACACATCGCTGAGGCAAGATCTTTTCTGTGAGATGTGACCGTCGGATTGGCAGACCAGAGCAGCCCTTAATGGGAGGGTAGACAGTTTATGCTGGATGTTGAGTAAAATACTCTTGTTTCCCATCCTGGTGCTCAAATAAGAAAAGCTGTGTATCTTCGGACAGCTGATTTACTTTCCCTGGCTGTTAGTTATCTGTAGGACTCGAGGGTTAACCCAAATTCTCTCTGAAGTGTTTTTTCCTAGCTTTAAAACTGCTGATTTTTGTGTGTCTAAGTAATTCCAGCAACTTTCAATTCATTCACTATAATGTTGCattatgattattaatatttcattaaattactCCTTTAGTTGGACTTTAAAACATTGGATGTATTTTATGTGAGTTAGAGTCTGCAGACTATCTTCCCTTTTTATAGATTTCCCTTCACTGAAATTCAgtctacatttttgttttacaaatatttcttgaatacaCTTATGCTCTGAAGTGTAATATATCATAATGCTGATTTACACTCATGAATACTCAATGAATGTCAACTGATGCACTCATTTGGAGAATTTATAGCTGAATGAGGGTTatcatttgtttcaaatttgcTCTAACAGACTTAAAAATTCTTATCAGTACAAGTATAAATAACTAGAGTATAAATAACTAGAACAGTAGTGGTATGCAATCTTTATTTTTggtattcaatatttatttttattttctttaaaacacacacatagtaCTTTAGGGGAGAAGACACATTACCCTTTGTCACCCATCCTAATGAGATGTTTActtagttttctctctcttccactttctctAAACTCTCTGTGACTTAAGACTCAGCCAGGTGAAAACAAACATATGGCTACCACATGGGGGACAATGTAAAGTGTGTGCAAGCCCTATAGGAGACAGTCTAGCCACACATTGTGCTCTCTGTTCAATGACAAAACTATTATTCACAAAATTGGAGAAACCACACTTCCTTCTATACactgaaataataacaataatgacaatcacaacaacaacaacaacaacaatggtaGCTACATCAAAATACCTTTAGCATTTTAGTTTTGCTAAGAGCCATATCTGATTCCACTTTGACCTTGGTACTTTCTTTTCGTAGACAGTTCTGCATATGGCATATACCATATGCAGAAGAATGTTGAAATGATActaattctctttttctattctagGCTATCAAAgtcaagaatttatttttcttaagatttcatttttaagtaatctctacaaacaacttggggctcaaacttacaacccttcAATCAAGAATCGCTTGCTCTGCAATCAAAAGTCGCttgctctactgaatgagccagccaggtacccgaTCAATATCAAGCATTTAAACAGAAATATTGTTTGGCCCATTGACCAAGAAGTGGAATTTGCCCTAAAGCTATGTACACCATGTTTGTTaactgtatttatagttctgggataattcatataaatggaaagtaGAATTATGCAAGAAGCCCAAACCATATAACAGTGCTGTTGAATGACCAAGGCCAGAACACTAATGCTATAGTCAAAGAACTCAGGCTGAGCATTAATTCTTTTGTTTGGGGCTCAGGAAGCTCATATCAAACTTGTTCTTTGGTAAAGACGAATGTGCTTATGTGCTTTGGGGCCACGTCCCTGGGAAGCACCACAGGGAATCAAATAAAGAAGGTGGGAATTTGGAGGTGCGTAGGGGAAAACGAGGAAAGAGGGAAGTATGCCGTCAACACAAGGTGGGTCTTGAGAGGTGAATAAGAGGCACATTTTTAACAAGTAGTTCAGAAAGGGTAACCAgagtgaaatcaagagctagaaaTCATTTGACTTGGAGTAAAATGGAAGAGAGTGAGTTCGCCTTAAAGTTCACAGTGtgcttgttttctctcctcaTTCTTGTCTTATGCCACATTACCACCTCCAGGTACTCACCCAAATATAAAAAGTAGACAGTTGGTACACACTTGTCTGTGTGTCAAGgcggaactgaaaaaaaaaaaatctgtaaacagACTGAGTAGAAGAATTCCagaaattatgaattttaaatatatcttgttTGGTTACCCATCCCCTTGGGCCACCTAGGGAATGGAAATGTGGAACTTAACCCTAGGGAATGGAAAAGGATTTCATTCTAGTGTCTGTCTGCATATTCATATGTGATTAAGTAAATAATGGTAGTCTttataacaaaatggaaaaacgAGAAGAGATGAACTTATGATAGGAGAATGGCTCTTTGAAATTCACTGAACCCAGAGTTCACAGTAGTTTGGTTATATTGACCACAAAAATGAGGGGTCAGCCAGTTGGCAAAACTGCCCATGAGTGAAGTCCAAGTGATTTGACTGGGCCTGATGGACTGTCCAATGGCAAAGAAGCAACTCTTCGTCTCACCGTGCAATGTACTAGGCTCATTTCTGTTTCTAACGGAGAGCCCACCGATCTCCTCAGTCCACGTCCTGGTCTATTAGCTGCCCCTCATCTCTTCCCACATTCTACTGTCCTAGAACCCTGGAAGTTACTGAATTTCATATAACCTGGGTGTGATCCTCTGAGAGGGTGGGTTAGAAGTTGGGAGGACGTTTATGCTTAACTCGGGCATCTCTTTCTTTGCCCATCACATGCAATGATTGCAGCCGACCATGAGTCATCTCTCTGTTTTAACTTAACCCTAGGGCCCGGAAGAACAAGACAACAAATTACTAACAACCTAATCCAAATTATatggaggggttttttttttcctcccctgcaaAGAAATAGATCTCAAAACATTTGAGAGTGTTATGCGTGTTTGGAGTAGAGGCAGAGTGGAAGGAAGATTTGGTGAGGCTATGAAGGAAAAAACCTGTTTCCTGATTTTACTTGACATCAGTTTTGAGAATcatagttctttctctttttgttattattagaaCACTACTCATTTAAACCATCTACTTCCTCTTGATGATATAGCACCTTCAGCACAAAATCAAAGCTTTGTATGTAATGGTTCTTAAAGCAGTGGGAGTCTCTTAAAGCACACCCAGTTAGTTACAGTTAGACATTGTTGTAAAcatgggggtttttttttgccttctacctgttttatttttgtacctTTCTGCTGTTTCATGGATCATAGTAATTTCTTCCAGAAGGTAggtgataaaaagagaaaaactgaaattcaTAAAGTCTTTGGTAGTAGTGTCTCCTACAGGTCATCTAATGGCCCTGGATAGTTTTTCCACTCCTCTGGACAGTTTGACCACTCAAAGACCACTCTTTGAGGAGTGGTAGAAACTGTCAGTTTATGGGACATGTGTATGGGAACCAGACAGGTTTTTCTACACTGACCCATCTTTTATACTCTATTGTCCCTGGTCTATGTAAGTTTTTGCAAGTAATTAGTACAGGGGCCTATAACAGTGgcatattgaaaaatattaaatgtagatAGTAAATATCAAGTGAAAAATcttaaatgaatacatacatcAAAATGATCCACAGCTAAGGAATCGCCAGTGCTGGAATGATTGAGTTGACTACCCAGAGCCTTTCCACACTTGCTAAATTGTTCCCtagcagaggaaggaaataataaggaaatatgcaataataagaaaaataagcaccCTCTCTAAAAGGACAATACCTGTCTTCTCATTAATAAgacacatttctatttcttgtcaTTAACTATGTTTTTGGCACAATGCATAATGCTTAAGGGCATtacctcattttatcctcacaatacCCCAGTGAAAGTAGTTGTTAATACTTTGATTTAATGGATAAAGGGCTGAAtcttagagagattaagtaacgtGCTCCGTTAAAAACTGACAGAGCTGGACCTTGAACCCAGCTCTATCCTATGATACACAATATATGAAACTCTTGCCATGTGAGGTAGAAAGGAGGTAAGTATCAATTTTTTGGGGATTTTCAGTGTGTTAATTATTGGAGAAATTAGGCTTATTAAAGGTTACATGATAAGGAGATTGTGGGCAGGCCAACTAAATGAGTAGATGAGCAGTGACTACTTACCTAGTGCCTGTAGTTAAATGGCTTTGGAATAGGTGTGACATACAAGTCAAATGGAAGGTGGCACATAGTAGAAGGAAGCTGGGTGATGGAGACCGACAGTCCCTGGAGAAACTCTTACCTCTACTATTTACTACTAAGTAGTTCGTGGACGAATTACTTTATTCTGAGACTTAAGTTACTCCACCAGAAATAAAGATAGTAAGTCCTACCTTGCAGGAttgttgtgtggattaaatgTAAGTGTATGGCAGAGATTCTAGCTTATAGCAGGCACTAAGTACATAATGACCATTGTTACTACTTGGTACTTGGGTATTCAACTTGAAAAGTCAACAAAGACTATTTGTATATAGACAATCAAGCTAAAAGGCTTTCTATatctatagaaacagaaacagtCTTTACTTTCTAAAGTGCCCATTTTGTTACTTTGGGGCATGAACattccttgaaaaaataaattttattgagatataatttaaataaattaaaacgtaTAATTTTTAAGTCTATACTTTGAAGAATTTTCACAAATGGTATGCCTTTGAAACTGGCACCACAGTCAATACACAggttatttccttattatttcacAAAGTCCCCGTGAGCCCACTCCACCCTTGCCCCAGGAAACCAcagttctgaattattttttccacttagaCTAGTTTTATCTCCTCTGGAAGTTCATATGGTTGGGAATTATACAGAGGGTACCCTTTTGTGTCTGTTCCTTTGCTCAGCATGTCTGTTAAATTCATACATATGTTGCTCAATCAGAGGTTCATTTGTTGTTCTTAGTGAGTAGTATTTCATGTTATGAACATACAATGATTTGTTTTCCAGATCggtattatgaataaagctgatatGAGCATTCATCTACAAATAATTCTGTggatgtattttttcatttctttgtgataAATACTTAAGGGCAGAATTGCTGCAGCTTTAGGTACATGTTTAATTTCATAAggaactattaaatatttttataagtaattgTATTATTTACCTTCATAGAAGCTACATAAAAAGTTCccattgttccacatccttggcaTCCCCTGATAGCTcagtctttttccattttaacaatTGCCTGTataatggtatttcattgttgttttaatttgcatttctttaatgactaatgattttgagcatttcTTTTGTGTGCTATTTTTCATGCGCTACACATTTGTGAAATATATGTTTTGAccttttgcccaatttttaatttttttatgttccttCTGAGGAGTAAgagtgttttatatattctggatacagaCTTACGTGAGACGtatgtattacaaatattttctctgtggcttacctattcattttcttaattatgtcttttgaagaacaggagtttgtaattttgataaaatctGGTTTaccagtttgtttcttttgtggttAGTGCTTTTTATATCCTGTCAAAGAAATCTTTTTCCACCCCAAGTTCACaagattttcttccatgttttcttctaaaagctttatgaGTTAACTTTATCtgtaggtctgtgatccatttagaaatatttggggGATATAGTATGAGATAGGAGTTGAGGTTTATTTGTTTccacatggatatccagttgaTACAgcgttatttttttaaaagactattctttctctaaGAGGCCCCTTGACACCgatttcaaaaatcaatttgcCTTAAATGTGTAGATCTCTTTCTGGACTTCTTACTGTTTTTCACTGATGTATTTACTTATTCTTATgctagtaccacactgtcttgattatcaTAGATAGTAAGTCTTGCAATTAAGTAGTGAAAGTCCtccaattttatcatttttttctaaaaatattctgaGTGTTTTAGGTTTTTTGCATTTCTACTTGCACTTGAGAAACAGCCTGTCAATTTCTACCTAAAATACTGCTGAAATTTTGACTGaggttgcattgaatctatagatcagtttggggaccatttatatttaaataacatgagttttctagggctgcctgggtggcttgtttggttgagcgtccaactcttgatttcagctcaggtcatgatctcacagtttcatgagttcaagtttttgcatcaggctcttcacACTGATAgtgtgtgtggagcctgtttgggattctacctctcttcctctctctctgcccctcccccagttatgctctctgtgtctctctctctctctcaaaataaataaataaaatttccaatccatgaacatggtatatcacTCCACTTATtcaggtcttctttaatttatttcagcacTGTTTTGTAATGTTCAGTATAGAACATTACATTcgtgtcttttgttttaaatttattcctaagtattttatgtgtgTTGAGGTTATtgtaactgaaaatatttaaatttaattttcttgttgtttgttgCTAGTTTATGGTAATACTACTgattttataaattgattttttaacttcttaaaaacttttcttctttaagatttAGGGAGCAGAGTAACAAGACACTGCAGAAGAGGTGTGATGGAtgtaaataagagaaagaaaatatcaggaaATACCCAGAATGATTCTATATAGGCCATTTTAGGAAATAGgtaatgaaaaaaacaattccatATCAGTTAACTTTTGCTATATAACAAACCAACCCAAAACATTGTGCTTAAAAGAATGCACATACTGTTATTTCACAATCTTTGAGTTAGCTGAGTGGTTCTTCTGCTATTTTCACATGAAGTCACTCATATTCAGTTATATCTTTTTCTCAGagatatatatgatacatattttattctgtcTGTGAATGAATCATTTTactggggaaaataattttgaccataaaaaaatctattgaaaAGAACATGAATAATTCATTTCACATAATCAGAATATTGAAAATGGCCAGacgttttcaaaaatattcatttgttctttcatctAAAATATTAATACTTCAAATAGTTATGGTAattcattaaaagataaaatattataagGTGTtatagttactttttaaataattttaacccCACACAGAGTAATTAAAGAGTTTCacaagaggaggaaggagcaatatttatatatatgaaagttgTGCTTAATCCTGGaataagaaggaaataatttttaaatgaatggttaATAATACATTAATACATATGGATCTATTCCAAAACTTTTAGTATATAATTAATATgtctaaacattatttttctgcCCCTTAGTTTTTCCTTTATTGTCATTTATCTTAATAACCACAGTCCCATCTGGCTAATCCAGATACCAGGAAGTCATCCTGCAAGTTGCTCTGTCCTTTACCCTCAGTATGCAACCCACCAAATTGTTCATTGGacctgctttaattttttaggCATTTACTTCTCCCCATCTTCATTTCAAATGCCCCTGTCCACATCACCAATTGTCTCTCTCTTAGGCAATAACTTCCTAACCAATTTTCCCATATTCACCCATGCCCACCATTCACATATTCCATACAGCAGCCAGGATGATTTTATTACAAACACACTTCTGACCATATCATTCCTGTCATTACAATGGTTTAGGAGAATCTCACACCCCTTAAGATAAAGTGGAAACCCCATGCCTCATGGACCCTACTCTTGCCTACCTCTCGGGTTCAAGGGTACCACCACCCCCTTCTCCTCACAGTGCTATATCCTTTACACCTGCTACTATTTGTTGCAATTTCCAGGCCAAACTGCCCTTTTTCCAACAGGACATTTTTTACATAAACCacacttccctcttcttttttgctAACCAGCCTCATCAGTTCCTTCAAGTCTCaattcagaatttctttctgGAGACTTTCCCTTAACCTCTAGACAATGTCAGTTCCTTATCTTTTGCTCATATATAGTATACTGCCCTTCTTTGTAAAGCTGGCCTCGCCTGTAATTACATGTTCAGTGTCTGTCTTCCCAACTGAACTATCATTTCCATAAGGATATAAATTTCATCAATATATTCATCCAAGCTGTTTATTTCTATCTGTAGGAATGGTGACTTTATGTATTGTGTATGGACCAAGTACAATATCTGTTCTCAATACATGTTAATAAACATTAATCATAAGAATACTTTGTCTCAGCTTGGTATGgtttcaacaaacatgtattacACTCCCAGAATCAGTGTACCAAATGAAAAATCCCTTCAGTTGTCTCAGCATGGGAACTTGTGTTTTCTCACTTGGGAGAGAAATGGGCATAATTTAACCAGACTAGTAGAGCATCTGCTTCAGAGGTCTTGGGCTGAAGCAATTGGAAGCTTAATCTCACTAAAATGACAGGGTCTTGGCGGAGGTGAATGGGAAATCTTGCCCAATACTTGACCACACCAAGCTGAGTTTAGTCAGGCTCTCACATTTACATGTACCAATACCTACATGTTTCTTAACTTAAAAAGGGTAAGGGTAACTTAATTGTAAACAAAGCAGTTCTATAATAAAGAATTTTAGCCTTAtcctatttaaattttcatttataaattgaatAATTCATTCAACTGAACTGTTATTCACATCTTCTTAGGACATTTTGGATATTTTGTGCACTGCCCTTTATTGAGAATGGTGTTTAGGCAGCCATAACTATCACATAACTATGTGATGAATTGTAAATGAGATGAGAAGAAACTTGAAGATGATCTAACAGTAAACTGCAAAGCTTATGTGGCAAAATACATGCATGAGCATTGAGATAGGGTTCCTAAAAATGCTGTGACTTGTCCTGGGAAATAACAAAGCCCTGCTAAGAGCAGTTCCAGCTGTATTCCAAATGGTGATATTTTCATATGTGAAGTGCTAAATGATCATTTAGTGATCTTTCAAGCAAACCACAGAGGAAATCCACAAATTACTACAGCAGAATTTGTGTTGACACTTATGTACACAATCAAATAGGCTTTTCTCTAAGTGTCTCCATTAAAGGCTtgctttcaaaatggaaaaatattgccTAGAAGTAGCTATAGGAACAAAGagtaaacagaaacagaaattactGCTTTTTTTTATCAATACATTTTTACTGTGCTATAACCTTGTACTAATAATCAGTtttagggcacctgagt contains the following coding sequences:
- the LOX gene encoding protein-lysine 6-oxidase isoform X1, which codes for MRFAWTALVLGPLQLCALLRCAQPAAGQQQPPRQPPAAPAAWRQRIQWENNGQVFSLLSLGSQYQPQRRRDPGATAPGAANAAVPQPRTPILLLRNRTAAARERTPGSSGAAGRPRPAARHWFQAGYSPSGARDAGDSRDGNGTEPGERPALSNLRPPSRVDGMVGDDPYNPYKYTDDNPYYNYYDTYERPRPGSRYRPGYGTGYFQYGLPDLVPDPYYIQASTYVQKMSMYNLRCAAEENCLASSAYRADVRDYDHRVLLRFPQRVKNQGTSDFLPSRPRYSWEWHSCHQHYHSMDEFSHYDLLDASTQRRVAEGHKASFCLEDTSCDYGYHRRFACTAHTQGLSPGCYDTYNADIDCQWIDITDVKPGNYILKVSVNPSYLVPESDYSNNVVRCEIRYTGHHAYASGCTISPY
- the LOX gene encoding protein-lysine 6-oxidase isoform X2, which translates into the protein MRFAWTALVLGPLQLCALLRCAQPAAGQQQPPRQPPAAPAAWRQRIQWENNGQVFSLLSLGSQYQPQRRRDPGATAPGAANAAVPQPRTPILLLRNRTAAARERTPGSSGAAGRPRPAARHWFQAGYSPSGARDAGDSRDGNGTEPGERPALSNLRPPSRVDGMVGDDPYNPYKYTDDNPYYNYYDTYERPRPGSRYRPGYGTGYFQYGLPDLVPDPYYIQASTYVQKMSMYNLRCAAEENCLASSAYRADVRDYDHRVLLRFPQRVKNQGTSDFLPSRPRYSWEWHSCHQHYHSMDEFSHYDLLDASTQRRVAEGHKASFCLEDTSCDYGYHRRFACTAHTQGLSPGCYDTYNADIDCQWIDITDVKPGNYILKVSVNPSYLVPESDYSNNVVRCEIRYTGHHAYASGCTISP